From a single Calonectris borealis chromosome 19, bCalBor7.hap1.2, whole genome shotgun sequence genomic region:
- the SRRM3 gene encoding serine/arginine repetitive matrix protein 3 — MALYNNGADVPSPQEASNGFSQPGASGTWHKGEEEVRLVEPSLVKKAHREILDHERKRRVELKCMELQEMMEEQGYSEEEIRQKVGTFRQMLMEKEGVLTREDQHGRQIVIENHHGVDGEEYAVEYPDYDEGCLLQCDCSAECYREDSSHREYRLKRRSSSSTSPPPKKKKKKKSGHRRSRKKRKPGSERSCDSSSPIRKEKKKKTGKKHRRDRSESGSRKKRRHRSRSPKNKRKEKNKERKRSRSESPAWRSHRRSSCSSHSASLSSDDSGSKSPGRLSPKRRQDGPKGSSARSSRSPSSPSPRRSASPHQNGHKGSAQNGRHSHGAPLPEPSDRPASASPSPRAHGRTEPPSPRARGGRHSAHSPRSPTPERAKHGHRHRSRSASPPPRHRGQSKGRPPAPREPPPPPLSPAGYSSDSEGSVGSQPYHPPLGPDRNHGAHAKKVKERHHRGRPNSSSESSAKHSRHASERRKSPSPSPGQRSSSWSSSGSLSKSRSRSREKRAGRSRSHSPSPKKPASREKDNEPRTRHGDPDPTRARRRSRSYSPIRKRRRDSPSFMEPRRITSARKRPIPYYRPSPSSSSSLSTYSYSRSRSRSYDSYSTSRSRSRTRSPPSRSRSPSRSPSYNSRSSSESAGF; from the exons ATGGCTCTCTACAACAATGGGGCCGACGTGCCTTCGCCCCAGGAAGCTTCCAACGGCTTCTCACAGCCTGGCGCCTCGGGTACGTGGCATAAAGGCGAGGAGGAGGTGCGGCTGGTGGAGCCCAGCCTGGTGAAGAAGGCTCACCGGGAAATCCTGGACCACGAGCGCAAGCGGCGGGTGGAGCTGAAGTGTATGGAGCTGCAGGAGATGATGGAGGAGCAAGG GTACTCCGAAGAGGAGATCCGTCAGAAAGTGGGGACCTTTCGGCAAATGCTGATGGAGAAGGAAGGCGTGCTCACCAGGGAGGACCAGCACGGGCGCCAAAT CGTGATAGAGAACCATCATGGGGTGGACGGGGAGGAGTACGCGGTGGAGTACCCCGACTACGACGAGGGCTGCCTGCTGCAGTGCGACTGCTCTGCCGAATGCTACCGTGAGGACAGCAGCCACCGCGAGTACAG GCTGAAAAGACGCTCGAGCAGCTCCACCTCTCCTCCacccaagaagaaaaagaaaaagaaatcggGTCACCGCCGGAGCCG CAAAAAGAGGAAACCTGGCTCGGAGCGCAG ctGCGACAGCTCTTCACCCATccgcaaggaaaagaaaaagaagactggAAAGAAACACAGACGCGACAG GTCTGAGTCGGGGTCACGGAAGAAGAGAAGACACAG GTCCCGGAGCCCCAAGAACAAacggaaagagaaaaacaaagagcgcaagag GTCCCGCAGCGAGTCCCCGGCCTGGCGCTCGCACCgccgcagctcctgcagctcccacaGCGCCTCGCTCTCCTCCGACGACAGCGGCTCCAAATCCCCTGGCAG GCTAAGCCCCAAGCGCCGGCAGGATGGCCCCAAGGGCAGCAGCGCCCGCTCCAGCCGCAGCCCGTcctccccctcgccccgccgctCGGCCTCGCCGCACCAGAACGGGCACAAAGGCAGCGCCCAGAACGGCCGCCACAGCCACGGCGCCCCGCTCCCGGAGCCCTCGGAT AGGCCAGCCTCGGCGTCCCCCTCTCCGCGGGCTCACGGCAGGACGGAGCCGCCGTCCCCCCGCGCCCGGGGGGGCCGACACAGTGCCCACAGCCCCCGGTCGCCCACGCCGGAGCGGGCCAAGCATGGCCACCGGCATCGCTCCCGCagcgcctcgccgccgccccgccacCGCGGCCAGAGCAAGGgacggcccccggccccccgggagcccccgccgccgccgctcagcCCCGCCGGCTACAGCAGCGACTCGGAGGGCTCGGTGGGCTCCCAGCCCTACCACCCACCGCTCGGCCCCGACAGGAACCACGGCGCCCACGCCAAGAA GGTGAAGGAGAGGCACCACCGGGGCCGGCCCAACAGCAGCTCGGAGTCATCGGCCAAGCACTCCCGGCACGCCTCGGAGCGGAGGAAGAGTCCGTCACCCAGCCCCGGCCAGcgcagcagctcctggagctcCAGCGGCTCCCTCTCCAagtcccgctcccgctcccgggaAAAGAGAGCGGGACGCAGCCGCTCCCACTCACCCTCACCGAAAAAACCTGCCAGCAG AGAGAAGGACAACGAGCCCCGAACACGCCACGGTGACCCCGATCCCACCCGCGCCCGGCGCCGCTCCAGGAGCTACTCGCCCATCCGGAAGAGGAGACGTGACTCCCCCAGCTTCATGGAGCCCAGAAGGATCACCAG CGCTCGCAAGCGTCCCATCCCCTACTACCGCCCCAGCCCCTCGTCCTCCAGCTCGCTGAGCACCTACTCCTacagccgcagccgcagccgcagcTACGACAGCTACAGCaccagccgcagccgcagccggactcgcagcccccccagccgctcccgcagccccagTCGCAGCCCCAGCTACAACAGCCGCAGCAGCTCGGAGAGTGCCGGCTTCTga